The window ATGTTGCCTTAACAAGAGCAaaagatttattaataatagtaggAAATCCATCTATTCTTTGTCAAGACAAATATTGGAATACTTTGTGGAAATACTGTCAAAAAAATAATGCATATGTTGCTATTAATGAAAATCTTATCTAAAAATTACTGACGTTTTCGATatataataatgaattattaatttgtagaaCACAAACTATTTTTTTATGAGATGAATAATCTATTAATATGTTACAGAAACTACTTTCTGTGTATTTATGTTTTCATTATTTATGCATTTGTTATGTATTTATTcatattaagattttaatatttaaataagttCGTTAGATACTAACTTaggtataaataaatagataaatacatataaaaaataaaaatttgcattttcgtttaatattaatttattttaaaatattctactaCCTGGAGACTTTATAAAATTACGTATTGTTATGACTTGTGATTAACAAACACTAAATTTTTTTCCGAAATCGAAtagtttgtaaatatttaagaaccacttcttttaaatttcaaactttaGTTAATGATTTTAATCTTAAATTTTGTAAGATACAACTTTACTCTAAAAGAAGTTTAGCAGTATTTCCACTAACATCATTATTAATACCGTGACGTACAGCAAACTGATGTTTCACATTCGCGAAAAGGATATCTGTTAGTAAAAAAATTTGTGCTATGGCAAATGCTAATGTAACTCCAAAATAAAAGTTTGCATTAGCTGATCTGGAATATATCCACTGATACCAAACAGTAGGTGCAAAAACTGTACAAAATAGCATAAGACAGGCTACAATAAATCCCTGTTGTGTAtctgtaaaagaatataaaattttgataacacATCATATTGTCTACTTAATACATAAACAACTAGTTAATATGAAAACTTACATTGGAATAAATGCTTCCATAATGGTAAAAGAGACATATAAAATCCAACATCTCCTATACAAGGGTAAGACTTAAATATTGCAATAATTGCTAAATAAGAAAATGCTAATAGCATTGGATCATGTCGTAACCTCAATGCCAATGgtactatatataataaactGACATTTATTTGAAAAGAAGCAATGAAAAGCCATCTAAAGTGCTCAAATACTTCTGTAAAAAAGTACCAATAAAGTCCAACATTTGGACGTAAATCAGGAACTGTTAGAATAAAGCCAAATGTGTTCGAAATAAATGACCAACTTCCCATAatgtaataggaaataaaaagtagaatGGTTAACATGCTGGCAAATACTATAAGATAGTTCGCAATATTGCTTctttgttttgtactattagaACGAGCAATATAGATAATTGTTGGCACTATGAGTGAAGCAGGATAAAGTCCTTGTAATGTTAATAAAGAAATTGATAAGCAATTCCAAAATATAGATCTTGTCATTGAAACCAATGCTATGGAATACAACAAGTTTGTAAATACTGTTGTTGTATGTCCAACGCAATTAAGTATTATGTATGGATTAAATAAATATCCTGCTGAGACATACATCATTGCAGTATGTACTACAGAAGCGTCATtatgaatttctttattttcattgcataatttttcctcttctttttgtTTAGAAacctaaaatttaaattatttcattataattgaattatactacagcaatattttaaatatgtgaGATTTAACTGACCAATTCAGTCGTATATTGCTTTGCTGTAAGTCCAAGAAATACTGCTGTTAACAAATCAATGGACACAAATAAGCAAAATAATACCCATTGTGATAAATATTgttgtataaaattgaaaatatataatccGATAGGTGTTTCATGAAACAAATCTCCTGTATAAGGATCAATGCCACAGTTATACAAATACACTCCTTCAGTTACTAAAAATCAATCAGGGGAATCATAACAattgttaatataattattgtttgtAGTATTATAGTAATAATGCTACTAACGATAcaaatatatacacgtatatatagtataatagaGAACAATAACGAGAATTTTATTTAGgttattattatgtaaaattttaatgCAGCAAAATGACATTTATCCTAACCTCTCTTCCAAGAATTCAATGCAGTAGAAATTTCCACACGATCGCTAATGACTTTTT is drawn from Bombus terrestris chromosome 12, iyBomTerr1.2, whole genome shotgun sequence and contains these coding sequences:
- the LOC100643377 gene encoding phosphatidylinositol glycan anchor biosynthesis class U protein — translated: MKKQWLSNFILAGTIRFLLMNSEYQKVISDRVEISTALNSWKRVTEGVYLYNCGIDPYTGDLFHETPIGLYIFNFIQQYLSQWVLFCLFVSIDLLTAVFLGLTAKQYTTELVSKQKEEEKLCNENKEIHNDASVVHTAMMYVSAGYLFNPYIILNCVGHTTTVFTNLLYSIALVSMTRSIFWNCLSISLLTLQGLYPASLIVPTIIYIARSNSTKQRSNIANYLIVFASMLTILLFISYYIMGSWSFISNTFGFILTVPDLRPNVGLYWYFFTEVFEHFRWLFIASFQINVSLLYIVPLALRLRHDPMLLAFSYLAIIAIFKSYPCIGDVGFYMSLLPLWKHLFQYTQQGFIVACLMLFCTVFAPTVWYQWIYSRSANANFYFGVTLAFAIAQIFLLTDILFANVKHQFAVRHGINNDVSGNTAKLLLE